In the genome of Streptomyces sp. NBC_00190, one region contains:
- a CDS encoding ATP-binding protein produces the protein MRYLILGATEARDETGAPLPVGGARLRALLAALALRGGGRASVTDLVDEVWGDDPPHDAPAALQALVARLRRALGGRDSVHADPVGGYRLAAAREDIDLHRFTRLAAQGGRQLATDPAAAADTLRTALALWRGPALADLPEPARAAHAAAPEAHRTAAVRDRIDAELRSGSADPASLLPEIEALIQERPYDEPLRAQQLRALRAAGRPADALAAYERTRRALADGLGTDPGPELTALHAELLRPAPQVPAGNLRPRLTSFVGREPELASLHTDLARLRLITLTGPGGSGKTRLAEHAAWAHPEPGWLVELARLDHPAAVPGAVLSALGLRENTLVGREKTTADDPTAQLVEHCAQRRLLLVLDNCEHVIGAAAGLAEEILTHCPGVRILATSREPLGVPGETVRPVDPLPPDPAHRLFADRAAAVRPGFTPAADPEAVAEICARLDGLPLAIELAAARLRLLTPRQIADRLDDRFRLLTSGARTLLPRQQTLRAVVDWSWDLLDEPERAVLRRLSVFAGGCDLPAAEAVCADGDADGDRDADADGRGPDVPHVLGSLVDKSLVLAEPGPEPGDGMRYRMLETIHEYAAERADAHPADRAAAAHRHAAHFLSLAEEAEPLLRSAAQLPWIRRVETELDNLRAALLHTTAAAGATGCAQRLALALGWFWWLRNYRTEGAEWAERVLAVTSAEQPEGTPEYWRFMRLRLLHLILLGDGRSPEEFGTPQNVALAAEMQRVFAAGGPEAARFPGMLWPMTSFLTGGTIDFRAGLEMTVANCRRHGGDWELGVTLMLRTHVAIDITGGLPAVDTDLAELHEIARRVGDRWTRGQVASAAGEVALSRGRYDQARAEYEECLRLAREVGAHTEAPFALARLAEGAFCAGNFDESERLVAQAHGEAEQYAHGGIYDIQAYGGLLTALLALVRGDSGGARSACERARTAAGKITVPPQLTAGLDNIEAVLTAGEHGPEAGLAKLGPALAVAVAAHCAERVLASLTETAAVLLAAADRAAEAVRLLAAATAWRAGHPRSVPEQAAVDALPDDTRAVLGPDRYKEEEAVGAALSPAEVVTLLTGS, from the coding sequence GTGCGGTATCTCATACTTGGCGCCACCGAGGCGCGCGACGAGACCGGCGCCCCCCTCCCCGTCGGAGGCGCCCGCCTGCGCGCTCTCCTCGCCGCCCTCGCCCTCCGCGGCGGCGGCCGGGCCTCCGTAACCGACCTCGTCGACGAGGTCTGGGGCGACGATCCGCCCCACGACGCCCCCGCCGCCCTCCAGGCGCTCGTCGCGCGGCTCCGCCGCGCCCTCGGCGGCCGGGACTCCGTCCACGCCGACCCCGTCGGCGGCTACCGCCTCGCCGCCGCCCGCGAGGACATCGACCTGCACCGGTTCACCCGGCTCGCCGCCCAAGGCGGCCGACAGCTCGCCACCGACCCCGCTGCCGCCGCCGACACCCTGCGCACCGCCCTGGCCCTGTGGCGCGGACCGGCCCTCGCCGACCTGCCCGAGCCCGCCCGCGCCGCCCACGCGGCCGCCCCCGAAGCGCACCGCACCGCCGCCGTCCGCGACCGGATCGATGCCGAGCTCCGCAGCGGCTCCGCCGACCCGGCGTCCCTCCTCCCGGAGATCGAGGCGCTGATCCAGGAGCGCCCGTACGACGAGCCCCTGCGCGCCCAGCAGCTCCGCGCCCTGCGCGCGGCCGGCCGCCCCGCCGACGCCCTCGCCGCGTACGAGCGCACCCGCCGCGCCCTCGCCGACGGTCTCGGCACCGACCCCGGGCCCGAACTCACCGCCCTGCACGCGGAGCTGCTCCGGCCCGCGCCGCAGGTGCCCGCCGGCAACCTCCGCCCCCGCCTCACCTCCTTCGTAGGCCGCGAGCCCGAACTCGCCTCCCTGCACACCGACCTGGCCCGCCTGCGCCTCATCACCCTCACCGGACCGGGCGGATCCGGAAAGACCCGGCTCGCCGAGCACGCGGCCTGGGCCCATCCCGAACCCGGCTGGCTCGTCGAGCTCGCCCGCCTCGACCACCCCGCGGCCGTACCCGGCGCCGTCCTCAGCGCCCTGGGCCTGCGCGAGAACACCCTGGTCGGCCGTGAGAAGACCACCGCCGACGACCCCACCGCCCAACTCGTCGAGCACTGCGCGCAGCGCCGCCTGCTCCTCGTCCTCGACAACTGCGAACACGTCATCGGCGCCGCCGCCGGGCTGGCCGAGGAGATCCTCACCCACTGCCCCGGTGTCCGGATCCTGGCCACCAGTCGCGAACCCCTCGGCGTGCCCGGTGAAACCGTCCGGCCCGTCGACCCGCTCCCGCCCGACCCCGCGCACCGGCTCTTCGCCGACCGCGCCGCCGCCGTCCGTCCCGGTTTCACCCCCGCCGCGGACCCGGAGGCCGTCGCCGAGATCTGCGCCCGCCTCGACGGTCTCCCGCTCGCGATCGAGCTGGCCGCGGCCCGGCTGCGGCTGCTCACCCCGCGCCAGATCGCCGACCGCCTCGACGACCGCTTCCGGCTCCTGACCAGCGGCGCCCGGACCCTCCTGCCGCGACAGCAGACCCTGCGCGCCGTCGTCGACTGGTCCTGGGACCTGCTCGACGAGCCGGAGCGGGCGGTGCTGCGCCGCCTGTCCGTCTTCGCCGGCGGCTGCGACCTGCCGGCCGCCGAAGCCGTCTGCGCCGACGGAGACGCCGACGGAGACCGAGACGCCGACGCCGACGGCCGCGGCCCCGACGTCCCCCACGTCCTGGGCTCCCTCGTCGACAAGTCCCTCGTCCTGGCCGAACCGGGCCCCGAGCCCGGCGACGGCATGCGCTACCGGATGCTGGAGACCATCCACGAGTACGCCGCCGAGCGCGCGGACGCGCACCCCGCCGACCGCGCCGCCGCCGCCCACCGCCACGCCGCGCACTTCCTGTCCCTCGCCGAGGAGGCGGAACCCCTCCTGCGGTCCGCCGCCCAGCTCCCCTGGATCCGCCGCGTCGAGACCGAGCTCGACAACCTCCGCGCCGCGCTCCTCCACACCACCGCCGCTGCCGGGGCCACCGGGTGCGCCCAGCGCCTCGCGCTCGCCCTCGGCTGGTTCTGGTGGCTGCGCAACTACCGCACCGAGGGCGCCGAATGGGCCGAGCGCGTCCTGGCCGTCACCTCCGCCGAGCAGCCCGAGGGCACGCCCGAGTACTGGCGTTTCATGCGCCTGCGGCTCCTGCACCTCATCCTGCTCGGCGACGGCCGCTCGCCCGAGGAGTTCGGCACCCCGCAGAACGTCGCGCTCGCCGCCGAGATGCAGCGGGTGTTCGCGGCCGGCGGCCCCGAGGCTGCCCGGTTCCCCGGCATGCTCTGGCCGATGACGTCCTTCCTCACCGGCGGCACCATCGACTTCCGCGCCGGGCTGGAGATGACCGTCGCCAACTGCCGCCGCCACGGCGGCGACTGGGAGCTGGGCGTCACCCTCATGCTCCGCACCCATGTGGCCATCGACATCACCGGAGGCCTGCCCGCCGTCGACACCGACCTCGCCGAACTGCACGAGATCGCCCGCCGGGTCGGTGACCGCTGGACCCGCGGCCAGGTCGCCAGCGCCGCCGGCGAGGTGGCGCTCTCCCGCGGCCGCTACGACCAGGCCCGCGCCGAGTACGAGGAGTGCCTGCGCCTGGCCCGCGAGGTCGGCGCCCACACCGAGGCGCCCTTCGCCCTCGCCCGCCTCGCGGAGGGCGCCTTCTGCGCCGGGAACTTCGACGAGTCCGAGCGCCTGGTGGCGCAGGCCCACGGCGAAGCCGAACAGTACGCGCACGGCGGCATCTACGACATCCAGGCCTACGGCGGCCTCCTCACCGCGCTGCTCGCCCTCGTACGCGGGGACAGCGGCGGGGCCCGCTCCGCCTGCGAACGCGCCCGGACCGCGGCCGGCAAGATCACGGTGCCCCCGCAGCTCACCGCCGGGCTCGACAACATCGAAGCCGTCCTCACCGCCGGCGAACACGGCCCGGAGGCCGGCCTCGCCAAGCTCGGGCCGGCCCTGGCCGTCGCCGTCGCCGCGCACTGCGCCGAGCGCGTCCTGGCCTCGCTCACCGAGACCGCGGCCGTGCTGCTGGCCGCCGCCGACCGCGCCGCGGAGGCCGTACGGCTGCTCGCGGCGGCCACCGCCTGGCGCGCGGGCCACCCGCGCTCGGTCCCGGAACAGGCCGCCGTCGACGCACTCCCGGACGACACCCGCGCCGTGCTGGGCCCCGACCGCTACAAGGAGGAGGAAGCGGTGGGCGCCGCACTCTCCCCGGCCGAGGTCGTCACCCTCCTCACCGGCAGCTGA
- a CDS encoding asparagine synthase-related protein gives MRWLVGWSSIAASFGTAGRVFGQGGYGQGGYDEGGAPLHGGIADAAHPGDPGVDAERTVHPVGAQLLWGDPDPLWAVGDWRPDEIRTLTADPADPFTRLAVLGCCGATDAELRRALYAARGGALRHLTQWPGSYTAVVQAGRRITVVGDLAGARPVFYTPWASGTAYATAALPLADLIEAQLDIGHLAALLACPDSPEALGDGTPYAGVRRIPPGHALILREGSREITGYEAVASLAVAAPESEPERAVEGVREALVDAVRARLTAPRHAPDTLPPYDPGPVPGMGPADRRAARGAPAPGVGADLSGGSASATLALLAAGLPGAPGSLAGQGGARLLAVTFNDLATPQGREPELERARAIAADPRLHHVVVAAAEEALPYAELDGPLTDEPGPSLVFAARERRRLAAGSADHFTGHGARQVLDAHPARMADLLMDRRRRHLLRPVAALARSASASGASGESLLVPLTVYSAARRLARTPYRTGMEAAAARLREGGVTDRVSGPVDASLAALTWSRPGPAAGWLTGEALAEVSIRLTAAAGRPPLSLRPGEARARALLARHAADHRVFEQAVEVRSQRLHAPFLDNQVVRAARALPESLRVQPGARAAILRSVLSSAGVRELPPGWGVTAHAPNETATRLGLRAALTELLSLFASPLLADAGLIDARVVQQALLDAADGRPVPLDGLAELVSMELWLHRLLARRGTCWTGTSTARRRAVPAPPLDAPLARLGPGGAPRPLRSGS, from the coding sequence GTGCGCTGGTTGGTGGGTTGGAGCAGTATCGCCGCGAGCTTCGGCACGGCCGGCCGCGTCTTCGGCCAGGGCGGTTACGGACAAGGCGGCTACGACGAGGGCGGCGCGCCCCTGCACGGTGGCATCGCGGACGCCGCCCACCCGGGCGATCCCGGCGTGGACGCCGAGCGCACCGTCCACCCCGTCGGCGCCCAACTGCTCTGGGGCGACCCCGACCCGCTCTGGGCCGTCGGCGACTGGCGCCCCGACGAGATCCGCACCCTCACCGCGGACCCGGCCGATCCCTTCACCCGGCTCGCCGTCCTCGGCTGCTGCGGCGCGACCGACGCCGAACTGCGCCGCGCGCTCTACGCCGCCCGCGGCGGGGCCCTGCGCCACCTCACCCAGTGGCCCGGCAGCTACACCGCCGTCGTCCAGGCCGGCCGCCGGATCACCGTCGTCGGCGACCTCGCGGGCGCGCGGCCCGTCTTCTACACCCCCTGGGCCAGCGGCACGGCGTACGCCACCGCCGCCCTCCCGCTCGCCGACCTCATCGAGGCGCAGCTCGACATCGGTCATCTCGCCGCCCTGTTGGCCTGCCCCGACAGCCCGGAGGCACTGGGCGACGGCACACCGTACGCCGGTGTCCGCCGCATCCCGCCCGGGCACGCGCTCATCCTGCGCGAGGGCTCCCGCGAGATCACCGGCTACGAGGCGGTCGCCTCGCTCGCGGTGGCCGCCCCCGAGTCCGAACCCGAGCGCGCGGTGGAGGGCGTACGGGAAGCTTTGGTGGATGCCGTGCGCGCCCGGCTCACGGCGCCCCGCCATGCCCCCGACACGTTGCCGCCGTACGATCCCGGCCCCGTGCCCGGCATGGGCCCCGCCGACCGGCGCGCGGCCCGCGGCGCCCCGGCCCCGGGGGTGGGCGCCGACCTCTCCGGCGGCAGCGCCTCCGCGACCCTGGCCCTGCTCGCGGCCGGCCTGCCCGGAGCCCCGGGCAGCCTCGCCGGCCAGGGCGGGGCCCGGCTGCTGGCGGTCACCTTCAACGACCTGGCCACCCCGCAGGGCCGCGAACCGGAACTGGAGCGGGCCCGGGCCATCGCGGCCGACCCCCGCCTGCACCACGTCGTGGTGGCCGCCGCCGAGGAAGCCCTCCCGTACGCCGAACTCGACGGCCCGCTCACCGACGAACCCGGACCGTCCCTCGTCTTCGCCGCCCGCGAGCGGCGCCGGCTGGCCGCCGGCTCGGCCGACCACTTCACCGGCCACGGCGCCCGCCAGGTCCTCGACGCGCACCCGGCCCGCATGGCCGACCTCCTGATGGACCGCCGCCGCCGCCACCTCCTGCGCCCGGTGGCCGCCCTGGCCCGTTCGGCCTCCGCCTCCGGAGCTTCCGGGGAGTCCCTGCTGGTGCCGCTGACCGTGTACTCCGCAGCCCGCAGACTCGCCCGTACGCCGTACCGCACGGGCATGGAGGCCGCCGCGGCCAGACTCCGCGAGGGCGGGGTCACCGATCGCGTCTCCGGTCCGGTGGACGCTTCCCTCGCCGCCCTGACCTGGTCCCGGCCGGGACCGGCGGCGGGCTGGCTGACGGGCGAGGCACTGGCGGAAGTATCGATCCGTCTCACGGCCGCCGCCGGCCGCCCTCCGCTGTCGCTGCGGCCGGGGGAGGCCCGCGCCCGCGCGCTGCTCGCCCGCCACGCCGCGGACCACCGGGTCTTCGAGCAGGCCGTGGAGGTCCGCAGCCAGCGCCTGCACGCCCCCTTCCTGGACAACCAGGTCGTACGGGCCGCCCGCGCCCTCCCCGAATCCCTGCGCGTCCAGCCCGGGGCCCGGGCCGCGATCCTGCGCAGCGTCCTGTCCTCGGCCGGTGTACGGGAACTCCCGCCGGGCTGGGGTGTCACGGCCCACGCCCCCAATGAGACGGCCACCCGGCTGGGGCTGCGGGCGGCCCTGACCGAGCTGCTGTCGCTGTTCGCCTCGCCGCTGCTGGCGGACGCTGGGCTGATCGACGCCCGCGTCGTCCAACAGGCCCTGCTCGACGCGGCGGACGGCCGCCCGGTCCCGCTGGACGGGCTGGCGGAACTCGTCTCGATGGAGCTGTGGCTGCACCGCCTCCTGGCCCGCCGCGGCACCTGCTGGACCGGCACGTCCACGGCCCGCCGCCGCGCGGTCCCGGCTCCGCCCCTCGACGCGCCGCTCGCGCGGCTCGGCCCCGGAGGGGCTCCCCGCCCGCTGCGCAGCGGCTCCTGA
- a CDS encoding sporulation protein gives MSRELREPNEKLGAVLALAGISNAGLARRVNDLGAQRGLTLRYDKTSVARWVSKGMVPQGAAPHLIAAAIGAKLGRPVPLHEIGLADADPAPEVGLAFPRDVGASVRSATDLYRLDLAGRRGGGGIWQSLAGSFSVAAYATPVSRWLISPADGSVAREPTVPGTSVQTPSAQTPTGLAPTAHDAPPHDAPVVGPATGPTTGPVTGAAGSLPAPPSTVVPAQTGPETLRDHVQRVGHSDVTKLREAAEDARRWDSKYGGGDWRSSMVPECLRVDATPLLLGSYSDEVGRALFGATAELTRLAGWMAFDTGQQEAAQRYYIQALRLSRAAADVPLGGYVLASMSLQATYRDFPDEGVDLAQAAVERNRGLATARTMSFFRLVEARAHAKAGDSAAAGAALRAAEGWLERARDGDPDPTWLGFYSYDRFAADAAECYRDLKLPRQVRRFTEQALSRPTEEYVRSHGLRLVVSAVAELESGNLDAACAAGTRAVEVAGRISSARTTEYVRDLLHRLEPYGDEPRVAELRERARPLLVAPA, from the coding sequence ATGTCCAGGGAGCTCCGCGAGCCCAATGAGAAGCTCGGCGCCGTCCTCGCCCTCGCGGGCATCAGCAACGCCGGGCTGGCCCGGCGGGTCAACGACCTCGGCGCGCAGCGCGGCCTGACGCTTCGGTACGACAAGACGTCGGTGGCCCGGTGGGTGTCGAAGGGGATGGTGCCGCAGGGCGCCGCCCCGCATCTGATCGCGGCCGCCATCGGCGCGAAGCTGGGGCGGCCCGTGCCCCTGCACGAGATCGGCCTGGCGGACGCGGACCCCGCGCCCGAGGTCGGCCTGGCCTTCCCGCGTGACGTGGGCGCGTCGGTGCGGTCGGCTACCGACCTCTACCGGCTCGACCTGGCGGGCCGGCGCGGCGGTGGCGGGATCTGGCAGTCGCTCGCCGGTTCGTTCTCGGTGGCGGCGTACGCGACGCCCGTCTCGCGCTGGCTGATATCTCCCGCCGACGGTTCGGTGGCACGCGAGCCGACGGTCCCCGGCACATCGGTCCAGACCCCCTCGGCTCAGACGCCCACGGGCCTGGCGCCCACGGCTCACGACGCGCCGCCGCACGACGCACCGGTGGTCGGCCCCGCGACCGGCCCGACGACAGGGCCCGTGACGGGGGCGGCGGGCAGTCTGCCCGCTCCGCCGTCCACCGTTGTGCCCGCCCAGACCGGCCCCGAAACGCTGCGCGACCACGTCCAGCGCGTGGGCCACAGCGACGTGACGAAGCTGCGCGAGGCCGCCGAGGACGCCCGCCGCTGGGACTCCAAGTACGGCGGAGGGGACTGGCGTTCGTCGATGGTGCCCGAGTGCCTGCGGGTGGACGCGACGCCCCTGCTGCTCGGCTCCTACAGCGACGAGGTGGGCCGCGCCCTGTTCGGCGCGACTGCCGAACTGACCCGGCTCGCCGGATGGATGGCCTTCGACACCGGCCAGCAGGAGGCGGCCCAGCGCTACTACATCCAGGCGCTGCGCCTCTCCCGCGCGGCCGCGGACGTACCCCTCGGCGGTTACGTGCTGGCCTCGATGTCCCTGCAGGCGACCTACCGGGACTTCCCGGACGAGGGCGTGGACCTCGCGCAGGCGGCCGTCGAACGCAACCGGGGCCTGGCCACGGCCCGCACCATGAGCTTCTTCCGCCTCGTCGAGGCCCGGGCGCACGCGAAGGCGGGCGACTCGGCCGCCGCGGGCGCCGCGCTGCGGGCGGCCGAGGGCTGGCTCGAACGCGCCCGGGACGGCGATCCGGACCCGACCTGGCTCGGTTTCTACTCGTACGACCGTTTCGCGGCGGATGCGGCAGAATGCTACCGGGACCTCAAACTGCCGCGGCAGGTCCGGCGCTTCACCGAGCAGGCCCTGTCCCGGCCCACCGAGGAGTACGTACGGTCGCACGGGCTGCGCCTGGTGGTGAGCGCGGTCGCCGAGCTGGAGTCGGGCAACCTCGACGCGGCCTGCGCGGCAGGCACCCGGGCGGTCGAGGTGGCGGGCCGGATCTCCTCGGCGCGGACGACCGAATACGTGCGGGACCTGCTGCACCGCCTGGAACCGTACGGGGACGAGCCGCGCGTCGCGGAGCTGCGCGAGCGGGCCCGGCCGCTGCTGGTGGCGCCGGCGTAG
- the lhgO gene encoding L-2-hydroxyglutarate oxidase, which yields MQYAGVGGVGVGGGVDCDVLVIGGGIVGLSTAHALSRLAPGTRVVVLEKETGPARHQTGRNSGVIHSGIYYRPGSLKARFAVRGAAEMVKFCAEHGIAHEVTGKLIVATGREELPRLHALVQRGRENGIAVRELGPAQIAEYEPQVRGLAAIHVASTGIADFGEVTAQLAESSGAEIVYGGAVDLISRRPSAVAVRTTSGLVVRARVLVNCAGLQCDRIARLAGDDPGMRIIPFRGEYYDLARPELVRGLVYPVPDPAFPFLGVHLTRGIGGGVHVGPNAVPALAREGYAWSTVRPRDIGSELSWPGSWRMAARHWRYGAGEIHRSLSKQAFTRAVRRLLPAVTPADLRPAAAGVRAQAVLRDGTLVDDFLIRDAPRTVHVLNAPSPAATASLPIGREIATRALATLRTS from the coding sequence GTGCAGTATGCAGGGGTGGGAGGTGTCGGCGTGGGCGGTGGCGTGGACTGCGATGTGCTGGTGATCGGCGGCGGAATCGTCGGCCTGTCGACGGCGCACGCCCTGTCGCGCCTGGCCCCCGGGACCCGGGTGGTGGTCCTGGAGAAGGAGACCGGTCCGGCCCGGCACCAGACGGGCCGCAACAGCGGGGTGATCCACAGCGGCATCTACTACCGCCCCGGATCGCTCAAGGCGCGCTTCGCGGTGCGCGGCGCCGCCGAGATGGTCAAGTTCTGCGCGGAACACGGGATCGCGCACGAGGTGACGGGCAAGCTGATCGTCGCCACCGGGCGCGAGGAGCTGCCGCGGCTGCACGCCCTGGTCCAGCGGGGCCGGGAGAACGGCATTGCGGTGCGCGAGCTGGGCCCGGCCCAGATCGCGGAGTACGAACCGCAGGTGCGGGGCCTGGCCGCGATCCACGTGGCCAGCACCGGCATCGCGGACTTCGGCGAAGTGACCGCCCAGCTCGCGGAGTCCTCGGGCGCCGAGATCGTCTACGGCGGCGCGGTGGACCTGATCTCCCGCCGCCCCTCCGCCGTGGCGGTGCGCACCACCTCCGGCCTGGTGGTCCGGGCCCGGGTCCTGGTGAACTGCGCGGGCCTGCAGTGCGACCGGATCGCCCGCCTGGCCGGTGACGACCCCGGGATGCGGATCATCCCGTTCCGCGGCGAGTACTACGACCTGGCCCGCCCCGAGCTGGTCCGCGGGCTGGTCTACCCGGTCCCCGACCCGGCCTTCCCCTTCCTCGGGGTCCACCTGACCCGGGGCATCGGGGGCGGCGTCCACGTCGGCCCCAACGCCGTGCCCGCCCTGGCCCGCGAGGGGTACGCCTGGTCCACGGTCCGGCCGCGCGACATCGGCTCCGAGCTGTCCTGGCCGGGATCCTGGCGGATGGCCGCGCGGCACTGGCGGTACGGGGCCGGTGAGATCCACCGCTCGCTGTCGAAGCAGGCCTTTACCCGGGCGGTACGCCGCCTGCTGCCGGCCGTCACCCCCGCCGATCTGAGACCCGCCGCGGCCGGGGTCCGCGCACAGGCCGTCCTGCGGGACGGGACCTTGGTGGATGACTTCCTGATCCGGGACGCCCCGCGGACGGTGCACGTCCTCAACGCCCCGTCGCCGGCCGCGACCGCCTCGCTCCCGATCGGCCGCGAGATCGCCACCCGCGCCCTGGCCACCCTGCGCACCTCCTGA
- the trmB gene encoding tRNA (guanosine(46)-N7)-methyltransferase TrmB, translating into MSESRNPQPPSLPDAAPEATSYVPPKWRTEPRFPDGPSPDPAGSHHERRIRSFQPRRSRVTTGQGEALKRLWGTWGLDIDGHEVIDLEALFGGLPVVLEIGFGMGEATAQMAAADPATGILAADVHTPGQGNLLALAERGGMTNVRVANGDAIILLREMLPPDSLAGIRVYFPDPWPKARHHKRRLIQPEFLTLAATRLAPGAVLHCATDWEPYAEQMLEVLTAHPDFENTQSHGGYSPRPDFRPLTRFEGQGLDKGHVVHDLLFRRTEN; encoded by the coding sequence GTGTCTGAGTCCCGAAACCCCCAGCCGCCCAGCCTCCCGGACGCCGCTCCGGAGGCGACCTCGTACGTGCCTCCCAAGTGGCGGACCGAGCCCCGGTTCCCCGACGGGCCGTCGCCGGACCCGGCCGGCTCGCACCACGAGCGGCGCATCCGGAGCTTCCAGCCCCGGCGCAGCAGGGTCACCACCGGCCAGGGCGAAGCCCTGAAGCGCCTGTGGGGCACCTGGGGCCTCGACATCGACGGCCACGAGGTCATCGACCTGGAGGCCCTCTTCGGCGGCCTCCCCGTCGTCCTGGAGATCGGCTTCGGCATGGGCGAGGCCACCGCGCAGATGGCCGCCGCCGACCCCGCCACCGGCATCCTCGCCGCCGACGTGCACACCCCCGGCCAGGGCAACCTCCTCGCCCTCGCGGAGCGCGGCGGCATGACCAACGTCCGCGTGGCCAACGGCGATGCGATCATCCTGCTGCGCGAGATGCTGCCGCCCGACTCGCTCGCCGGGATCCGCGTCTACTTCCCGGACCCGTGGCCCAAGGCCCGCCACCACAAGCGCCGGCTGATCCAGCCCGAGTTCCTCACCCTGGCCGCGACCCGCCTGGCCCCCGGGGCCGTGCTGCACTGCGCGACCGACTGGGAGCCGTACGCCGAGCAGATGCTCGAAGTCCTCACCGCCCACCCGGACTTCGAGAACACGCAGAGCCACGGCGGCTACTCCCCGCGCCCCGACTTCCGTCCGCTCACCCGCTTCGAGGGCCAAGGCCTCGACAAGGGCCATGTCGTACACGACTTGCTCTTCCGTCGCACCGAGAACTGA
- a CDS encoding PrsW family intramembrane metalloprotease codes for MFRALRPQLARLARPSGTVRVCVLVVLLAGTGIAILELVREQTGTAGFFVGLGLALLPVAPLMAAFRWVGRAAPAPWLQLLFCFGWGACTAALIAILANSFATEWIAAATADPADADALGSVAIAPVVEECAKAAALLLVFVFRRRHFTGPADGFVVAGFTATGFAFTENILYLGNAFGEDVAEGTGVLDSVTAATFFVRVVLSPFAHPLFTVLTGLGFGAAAVSARRVRRIGLPLLGLALAMTMHALWNSASQFGESGFYVVYGCVMVPAFGVLLWLAVRIRRRRLRAVAGELALYAAAGWLGPAEVPALASMPARSLARSLARRSGGRAAGRAVALYEADAAALALLRNRARRGGPVREPDFAGRERELLRSLWQRRATAGPALARAAVMEELLPPWFDPLDRGPYRGAAPAEALAGVPAPRPSPSPRRQGPWRSATAAGRSSSRPCGLPGGDGVR; via the coding sequence GTGTTCCGAGCGCTCCGCCCTCAGCTCGCCCGGCTCGCACGCCCGTCGGGCACGGTCCGCGTGTGCGTGCTCGTCGTCCTGCTCGCCGGCACGGGGATCGCGATCCTCGAACTCGTACGGGAACAGACGGGCACAGCAGGCTTCTTCGTAGGCCTCGGCCTGGCCCTGCTACCGGTGGCGCCCCTCATGGCGGCCTTCCGGTGGGTCGGCCGGGCCGCGCCCGCGCCCTGGCTCCAGCTGCTGTTCTGCTTCGGCTGGGGCGCCTGCACGGCCGCGCTGATCGCCATACTGGCCAACAGCTTCGCCACCGAGTGGATAGCCGCGGCCACGGCCGACCCCGCCGATGCCGACGCCCTCGGCTCGGTGGCGATCGCCCCCGTGGTGGAGGAGTGTGCCAAGGCGGCGGCCCTGCTCCTCGTCTTCGTCTTCCGCAGACGGCATTTCACCGGCCCCGCCGACGGCTTCGTGGTGGCCGGCTTCACCGCCACCGGCTTCGCCTTCACCGAGAACATCCTCTACCTGGGCAACGCCTTCGGTGAGGACGTGGCCGAAGGCACCGGCGTCCTGGACTCGGTGACGGCGGCGACGTTCTTCGTACGGGTGGTGCTGTCGCCGTTCGCGCATCCGCTGTTCACCGTGCTCACCGGGCTCGGTTTCGGCGCGGCCGCGGTCAGCGCCCGCCGGGTGCGCAGGATCGGTTTGCCGCTGCTCGGCCTGGCGCTCGCCATGACCATGCACGCGCTGTGGAACAGCGCCTCCCAGTTCGGGGAGTCCGGGTTCTACGTGGTCTACGGCTGCGTGATGGTCCCGGCGTTCGGGGTGCTGCTGTGGCTGGCGGTCCGGATAAGGCGACGCCGGTTGCGGGCCGTCGCCGGGGAGCTCGCGCTGTACGCGGCCGCCGGCTGGCTCGGTCCGGCCGAGGTCCCGGCCCTGGCCTCGATGCCGGCCCGGTCGCTGGCCCGCAGCCTGGCCCGGCGCAGCGGTGGCCGGGCCGCCGGGCGGGCGGTCGCCCTGTACGAGGCGGACGCGGCGGCCCTGGCGCTGCTGCGCAACCGGGCGCGCCGGGGCGGCCCGGTGCGCGAGCCGGATTTCGCCGGCCGGGAGCGGGAGCTGCTCCGCAGCCTCTGGCAGCGCCGGGCGACGGCGGGCCCCGCGCTGGCCCGGGCGGCGGTCATGGAGGAGCTGCTTCCGCCCTGGTTCGACCCGCTGGACCGCGGGCCGTACCGCGGCGCCGCACCCGCCGAGGCGCTGGCCGGCGTACCGGCGCCCAGGCCGTCTCCGTCGCCTAGACGTCAAGGCCCTTGGAGGTCAGCCACGGCAGCGGGTCGATCGTCGAGCCGCCCTTGCGGACTTCCAGGTGGAGATGGGGTCCGGTGA